The proteins below are encoded in one region of Bifidobacterium dentium JCM 1195 = DSM 20436:
- a CDS encoding VanZ family protein: protein MAFIESFTRPFMLAVMLWPFLSFVLTLPVLALLYHRDNRIRFTSALTAYLIVLYLLALACFTTYPMPEDPMAYCAVHHLQPQLNPFEFIHDIRSAGIIGILQIMLNVVFFIPLGFFMKRTFRWRLVLAAPVAFCCSLLIETTQLTGDWGLYPCAYRLFDVDDLITNTVGALIGFALAGPFNRIVPDERIEPNAITTRPGFLRRFVALMIDVVLIEVTALSVSLLTYMLLRTFEFGSVEAMSVSDTLYATVVMYVVFEVIIPWFREGRTLGGGFTRMTVETTMRCGWRRVAFYAVRAAVLYCAVFGATVLGPWQLLVVVALAIFWIAKRCMPYDLI from the coding sequence ATGGCGTTCATCGAAAGCTTCACCCGGCCGTTCATGCTGGCGGTCATGTTGTGGCCGTTCCTGTCGTTCGTGTTGACGTTGCCGGTGCTCGCACTGCTGTATCATCGGGACAACCGCATCCGGTTCACGTCGGCGTTGACCGCATATCTGATTGTGCTGTACCTGCTGGCGCTTGCATGCTTCACCACGTATCCGATGCCGGAAGATCCCATGGCCTATTGTGCCGTGCATCACTTGCAACCACAGCTGAACCCGTTCGAATTCATTCATGACATCCGGTCGGCCGGCATCATCGGTATCCTGCAGATCATGTTGAATGTCGTATTCTTCATACCTCTTGGCTTCTTCATGAAACGCACCTTCCGATGGAGGCTTGTTCTGGCGGCGCCGGTCGCGTTTTGCTGCTCGCTGCTCATCGAAACCACGCAGTTGACGGGCGATTGGGGCCTGTATCCTTGCGCTTACCGTCTGTTTGATGTCGATGATCTGATCACCAATACCGTCGGTGCGCTCATCGGCTTCGCCTTGGCCGGACCGTTCAACAGAATCGTGCCGGACGAGCGCATCGAACCGAATGCCATCACTACCCGTCCGGGTTTTCTGCGTCGTTTTGTGGCCTTGATGATTGATGTTGTGCTGATTGAGGTTACGGCATTGTCCGTGAGCCTGCTGACCTATATGCTGCTGCGCACTTTCGAATTTGGCTCCGTAGAAGCGATGAGCGTCAGCGATACTTTGTATGCCACTGTCGTCATGTACGTGGTCTTCGAGGTGATCATTCCGTGGTTCCGTGAGGGACGTACGCTTGGCGGGGGGTTCACCCGTATGACGGTCGAGACGACCATGCGGTGCGGTTGGCGGCGCGTCGCCTTCTATGCAGTGCGTGCGGCGGTGTTGTACTGTGCGGTGTTCGGGGCGACGGTGCTTGGTCCCTGGCAGCTGTTGGTGGTCGTGGCTTTGGCGATTTTCTGGATCGCCAAACGATGCATGCCATATGACCTTATCTAA
- a CDS encoding cupin domain-containing protein, translated as MSVEQASGHEPVELGFIESLENMISVQEGSTVSRTVMQREGGNVVLFSFDAGEELSEHTAAMPVFVQTLKGRLTVTGNGRTVDLVPGGLAYFPTRIPHAVYAEEPSIMMLTMITPARNNIGA; from the coding sequence ATGAGCGTTGAACAGGCATCCGGACATGAGCCGGTCGAACTGGGATTCATCGAAAGTCTCGAAAACATGATCAGCGTGCAGGAGGGGTCCACCGTTTCCCGCACTGTGATGCAACGGGAAGGCGGCAACGTGGTGCTGTTCTCCTTTGACGCCGGAGAGGAACTCAGCGAGCATACCGCCGCCATGCCTGTTTTCGTGCAGACGCTGAAGGGCCGTCTCACAGTGACCGGTAATGGCAGGACCGTGGATCTGGTTCCCGGCGGCCTGGCCTACTTCCCTACCCGAATTCCGCATGCGGTATATGCGGAGGAACCGTCCATCATGATGCTGACCATGATCACGCCGGCACGCAACAATATCGGTGCCTGA
- a CDS encoding DUF3375 domain-containing protein, with product MEGESPLADVRREMERLRPVYETGVLRLLLRGNSMLYVALLRSSFDPLTGELPRDVLEERISRSLSRLAETGDYTVKDDQTVRQAAHAILLELSREGDDDYAWLANSLDVASHRYLYRLTARAHRAIEALHRLEDTTQALSGAQANSIIMEIEHARMQLTADPRERIKLLRKDIEERQKEIDELERNETIERLTSEQVGDIINVIHNTLRGVPIDLRELALAERDNGDALRRRMQSGAMSVEDILTAYHDEYRKSFRESDSGRRFEDAFQVIVTDEGRQEIDDAVRDIAKNPYLDGEPGALLGQVRAELERIYSGIEDVRRQTRASDEAISRLVRQQTDTRYRTMLATLNQLFAKTNAEAKASPNATDRPYHTDTGLSQIAVLPTKPAKTMVRNATAALNDSAPTVGLPDLKAMIEVCGPRLRHMVDLIHRNPVMSHDGTRVDFAASFNRLPASERRESEIIGFLSALRTENDMACATWNCVSLDGTPRTWRTRPILATAQTLDDIIREG from the coding sequence ATGGAAGGCGAATCGCCATTGGCTGACGTGAGACGAGAAATGGAGCGGCTACGGCCCGTGTACGAGACCGGCGTGCTACGACTCCTGCTACGCGGCAATTCGATGTTGTACGTCGCATTGCTGCGTTCCTCGTTCGATCCGCTCACCGGCGAACTGCCACGCGATGTATTGGAGGAGCGTATCTCACGCAGCCTGTCGCGGCTGGCCGAAACCGGCGATTATACGGTGAAAGACGACCAGACGGTAAGACAGGCCGCGCATGCGATCCTACTCGAACTGTCCCGTGAAGGCGATGATGACTACGCCTGGCTCGCCAATTCACTGGATGTCGCCTCGCACCGTTACCTGTACCGTCTGACGGCTCGCGCACATCGTGCGATTGAAGCGTTGCATCGACTGGAAGACACCACGCAGGCGTTATCCGGCGCGCAAGCCAACAGCATCATCATGGAAATCGAACACGCACGCATGCAACTGACCGCCGACCCACGTGAACGCATCAAACTGCTCAGGAAGGACATCGAGGAACGTCAAAAAGAGATCGACGAGCTTGAACGCAACGAAACCATCGAAAGACTGACTTCCGAGCAGGTCGGCGACATCATCAACGTCATCCACAACACGCTTCGGGGCGTGCCGATCGATCTGCGTGAACTGGCGCTCGCCGAACGTGACAACGGCGACGCGCTGCGCCGGCGCATGCAGTCGGGTGCCATGAGTGTGGAAGACATCCTTACCGCCTATCATGACGAATACCGTAAATCGTTCCGTGAATCCGACAGCGGCAGACGCTTCGAGGACGCCTTCCAGGTGATCGTCACCGACGAAGGACGTCAGGAAATCGACGATGCCGTACGTGACATCGCCAAAAACCCGTATCTGGACGGTGAGCCGGGCGCGCTGCTCGGTCAGGTTCGTGCCGAACTCGAACGCATTTATTCGGGCATCGAGGATGTGCGCAGGCAGACCCGCGCCTCCGATGAGGCAATCAGCCGACTCGTCCGCCAGCAGACCGACACCCGCTACCGTACCATGCTGGCCACATTGAACCAGCTGTTTGCCAAAACCAACGCCGAAGCCAAGGCGAGTCCGAACGCCACGGACCGGCCATATCACACTGATACGGGTCTGTCACAGATTGCGGTATTGCCTACCAAGCCGGCCAAGACCATGGTACGGAACGCCACCGCGGCACTGAATGACAGCGCTCCAACCGTCGGCCTGCCCGACCTCAAGGCCATGATCGAAGTGTGCGGACCACGTCTGCGCCACATGGTCGATCTGATTCATCGCAACCCCGTCATGTCACATGACGGCACGCGCGTGGACTTTGCGGCAAGCTTTAACCGACTGCCGGCCAGCGAACGCCGAGAAAGCGAAATCATCGGCTTCCTCAGCGCGTTACGCACCGAAAACGACATGGCATGCGCCACCTGGAACTGCGTATCGCTCGACGGCACCCCCAGAACATGGCGAACCAGACCGATACTCGCTACCGCACAGACGCTTGATGACATCATCAGGGAAGGCTGA
- a CDS encoding DUF4194 domain-containing protein, translating into MTDEHSETVGIERSLPTVEQPALFDGDTGDMTADARMAAIALKRERYISGELFDLVKDNVEAVERSLNNDMLRLVSNEKYHVMYAAPVSGIESNIRSLKTRASLSREDAAMLAFLRIHVLEYENQKTPVADWQVSRDEIRAALATGAGYLAGGNDEEGTTKKIAAAISRMTTYGYLEPTDDDEMLAITPLVPIVLDRQLADEWLDMTTPSMTHDTDAGMLDPISEENETTDEEER; encoded by the coding sequence ATGACAGACGAACACAGCGAAACCGTCGGCATCGAACGGTCTCTTCCAACCGTCGAACAACCCGCCCTCTTCGACGGCGACACCGGCGACATGACCGCCGATGCCCGCATGGCCGCCATCGCGCTGAAACGAGAACGCTACATTTCCGGAGAACTGTTCGACCTGGTCAAAGACAACGTCGAAGCCGTCGAACGATCCCTGAACAACGACATGCTTCGCCTCGTATCCAACGAGAAATACCACGTCATGTACGCGGCACCCGTCAGCGGCATCGAATCGAACATCCGTTCGTTGAAAACCCGTGCGAGTCTCAGCCGTGAGGATGCGGCCATGCTCGCATTCCTGCGCATCCACGTACTCGAATACGAGAACCAGAAAACCCCGGTGGCCGACTGGCAGGTCAGCCGCGATGAAATCCGTGCCGCGCTCGCCACGGGCGCCGGCTATCTCGCGGGCGGCAATGATGAGGAAGGCACGACGAAGAAGATCGCCGCCGCCATCTCCCGTATGACGACCTACGGGTATCTCGAGCCGACCGATGACGACGAGATGCTTGCGATCACGCCGCTGGTACCGATTGTGCTTGACCGGCAGCTGGCCGACGAGTGGCTGGACATGACCACGCCGTCCATGACGCACGATACCGATGCGGGAATGTTGGATCCCATATCCGAAGAAAACGAAACGACCGACGAAGAGGAGCGATGA